A DNA window from Coffea arabica cultivar ET-39 chromosome 6c, Coffea Arabica ET-39 HiFi, whole genome shotgun sequence contains the following coding sequences:
- the LOC113693568 gene encoding acyl carrier protein 1, chloroplastic-like, with the protein MASITGSFTSLSCSLMPNQAVNRVSKLGSVSLSISGKSFPSLRVQPARFHASCAAKPETVDKVCKIVRKQLALPDESKVAGHSNFASLGADSLDTVEIVMGLEEEFSISVEEESAQNIATVQDAADLIEKLIENKGA; encoded by the coding sequence ATGGCCTCAATTACAGGATCCTTCACctccctctcttgctcactCATGCCTAACCAGGCAGTCAACAGGGTCTCTAAATTGGGCTCGGTGTCGCTCTCTATCAGTGGAAAAAGTTTCCCTTCTCTACGCGTGCAGCCAGCTCGCTTCCATGCGTCCTGCGCTGCCAAACCAGAGACAGTGGACAAAGTATGTAAGATTGTGAGGAAGCAGTTGGCGCTGCCTGATGAATCTAAAGTTGCTGGACATTCAAACTTTGCATCTTTGGGTGCTGATTCTCTTGACACTGTTGAGATTGTCATGGGGCTTGAGGAGGAGTTCAGCATTAGTGTGGAAGAAGAAAGTGCTCAGAACATTGCGACTGTTCAAGATGCGGCTGATCTGATTGAGAAGCTTATCGAGAACAAGGGTGCTTAA
- the LOC113693189 gene encoding uncharacterized protein: MKWHVEGRTKDGRMRHPADTPIWQSFDYQNPEFAKDSRNIILGLAFDGFNPFKSMNVNHSTWPVVLMPYNLPPWMCMKQPYFMLSLLIPGPCAPGNNIDVYLQALIAELKELWDVGMTTYDASSKENFQMHPALLWTISDFPGYANLSSWSTKGYLACPVCHKHTVSHHLRHGSKQCYMGHRRFLEKEHPYRKDKRHFDRKEEHGVAPARLTGLHPITDEFGRAYLPPACFYLDKKENELFCKILKKVKVPDAYSATISKYLCTLKNYVRNRSRPEGSIAEGYLVDKCLTFCSLYLSNEVTTKFNRSSRNEDGGESSTEGLEIFSIQGRPLGKGNSVAMDDETIKKAHQYVIFNCEAMDPYINQHRKLVEEQHLRSSKHEKERIHSETFANWFDNHVDDFLPENEVISKDLRLLAKGPNVVGSKYERYIVNGFRFHTKYLESKRKNQNSGVIVTAITSSFASTKDMNLVSSDLAYYGVLKDILELDYGGGRRVVLFDCDWVSKGKRLKQDDDGFTLVNFMNVKRHHEPFVLASQVKQVFYVEDPLDKGWNVVIPTIPRDDLKMDPIDVEMYLQSQPSSSHQRDTFDDINWVREGVIGEIVDTTRVAFSSKE, translated from the exons ATGAAATGGCATGTCGAGGGTCGTACTAAGGATGGTCGCATGAGACATCCTGCAGATACTCCGATTTGGCAATCATTTGATTACCAAAATCCCGAATTTGCAAAAGATTCTCGTAATATCATATTGGGTTTAGCTTTTGatggatttaatccatttaaatcTATGAATGTGAACCATAGTACATGGCCGGTAGTACTGATGCCTTATAATTTGCCACCATGGATGTGCATGAAACAACCATACTTTATGTTGTCACTACTCATTCCTGGCCCATGTGCACCTGGGAATAACATTGATGTTTACCTTCAAGCTCTTATAGCTGAGTTGAAGGAATTGTGGGATGTAGGTATGACTACTTATGATGCATcatcaaaggaaaattttcaaatgcaTCCTGCTTTACTTTGGACCATTAGTGATTTTCCTGGTTATGCTAATTTATCTAGTTGGAGTACTAAAGGTTATTTAGCATGTCCAGTATGTCATAAGCACACCGTTTCACACCATTTAAGACATGGTTCAAAACAATGTTACATGGGTCATCGGCGATTTCTGGAAAAGGAGCATCCATATCGAAAAGATAAACGTCACTTTGATAGAAAGGAAGAACATGGAGTTGCACCAGCTCGCTTGACAG GTCTTCATCCTATTACAGATGAGTTTGGGAGAGCATACTTGCCTCCAGCATGTTTCTATTTGGATAAGAAGGAGAACGAGTTATTCTGTAAAATTCTGAAAAAGGTTAAAGTACCAGACGCTTATTCAGCCACAATTTCAAA GTACCTATGCACTTTGAAAAATTATGTCCGAAATAGAAGTCGGCCTGAAGGTTCAATTGCAGAGGGGTATCTAGTTGATAAGTGCTTGACATTTTGCTCTCTCTACTTATCTAATGAAGTGACAACTAAGTTCAATCGATCAAGTAGAAATGAAGATGGAGGTGAAAGTTCAACTGAAGGACTTGAGATTTTTTCTATACAAGGTCGGCCATTAGGAAAAGGAAATTCAGTTGCAATGGATGATGAAACCATAAAAAAGGCACATCAATATGTGATATTCAATTGTGAAGCCATGGATCCATATATCAA CCAACATCGTAAATTGGTTGAAGAGCAGCATTTGcgtagttcaaaacatgaaaaggAACGGATTCATAGCGAGACATTTGCAAATTGGTTTGACAACCAT GTGGATGATTTTCTACCCGAGAATGAAGTTATCTCAAAAGATTTGAGATTATTGGCCAAAGGTCCAAATGTTGTGGGTTCGAAGTATGAGAGATACATTGTGAATGGTTTTAGATTTCATACAAAATatttggagagcaaaagaaaaaatcagaATAGTGGGGTGATTGTTACTGCAATAACATCAAGTTTCGCAAGCACCAAGGATATGAATCTGGTTTCAAGTGACTTGGCCTATTATGGTGTCTTAAAGGATATTCTGGAATTGGACTATGGTGGAGGTCGAAGAGTGGTTTTGTTTGACTGTGATTGGGTCTCTAAGGGGAAACGATTGAAACAAGATGATGATGGGtttacacttgtgaattttatgAATGTGAAGCGCCACCATGAACCCTTCGTTCTTGCATCTCAAGTGAAACAAGTATTTTACGTGGAGGATCCTTTGGATAAGGGGTGGAATGTTGTTATTCCAACTATACCACGAGATGATTTGAAGATGGATCCCATAGATGTTGAGATGTACTTGCAAAGTCAGCCTTCAAGTAGTCATCAAAGAGATACATTTGATGATATTAATTGGGTTCGAGAAGGTGTCATAGGAGAAATAGTTGATACTACTAGAGTGGCATTTAGTTCCAAGGAATGA
- the LOC113693190 gene encoding uncharacterized protein, whose amino-acid sequence MARTIGGKSYRGSRSFQLRDEDPENLENEEGTGGGSDDDQEPKKTWGPIYMRHIWGRHGTENRIKVKFNTLGEPVGTNRSKFNEFLGALEIFDLPVGIKERVKQSVGKKWRSWKHALKKTYFNPNESIESQVLKRPKRVLPQQWRNILTKWLSEESKRISATNKEHREKKKMNHSTGKKPFAQVRVEKEEMKSLKNQLPEGEEDSVGRNDVYAKVMGEERSGRVHTYGLGVTQSDLWGDIPSRSTCFRLVMEQSAAMSKIERRIHQLESIQQGKSQGQICPSSQRHTSQSSNAISRPIKVGDKVTIRSMVDSSKICAVGVVRNLDPTAEVGDIPLGSHWCEVHVNVPVENDEELMRPYHNFLKIEDAIGVAIAWPINLVILEENSRIVLGSNGYFLKTLSMRFLLNSC is encoded by the exons ATGGCGAGAACAATAGGAGGAAAAAGCTATCGAGGATCAAGGAGCTTTCAATTGCGTGATGAAGATcctgaaaatttggaaaatgaggaAGGCACTG GTGGTGGTTCTGATGATGATCAAGAGCCTAAGAAAACTTGGGGACCAATTTATATGAGACACATTTGGGGTAGACATGGTACTGAGAACCGAATTAAAGTGAAATTCAATACACTTGGTGAGCCAGTTGGTACAAATAGAAGCAAATTCAATGAATTTTTGGGAGCATTG GAAATATTTGATCTCCCTGTTGGCATAAAAGAACGAGTTAAGCAATCAGTaggaaagaaatggagaagTTGGAAGCATGCTCTCAAGAAAACTTATTTCAATCCAAATGAGTCAATTGAAAGTCAAGTGCTTAAAAGACCAAAACGAGTTCTTCCACAGCAATGGAGAAATATTTTGACTAAATGGCTTTCCGAAGAGTCAAAG AGAATATCTGCAACAAATAAGGAGCaccgagagaagaaaaagatgaaTCATAGTACAGGGAAAAAGCCATTTGCTCAAGTTCGAGTAGAAAAG GAGGAGATGAAAAGCTTAAAAAATCAACTTCCagaaggagaagaagatagTGTGGGTAGGAATGACGTGTATGCAAAAGTAATGGGTGAAGAAAGGAGTGGAAGAGTTCATACATATGGTTTAGGAGTTACACAATCTGATTTGTGGGGCGATATACCAAGTCGTTCAACATGTTTTCGCTTGGTTATGGAACAAAGCGCTGCAATGTCAAAAATAGAGCGAAGAATTCATCAACTAGAATCAATTCAACAAGGAAAATCACAAGGACAAATTTGTCCATCTTCGCAAAGACATACTTCACAGTCATCAAATGCTATTTCTCGGCCAATAAAA GTTGGGGATAAAGTTACAATAAGAAGCATGGTTGATTCGTCCAAAATTTGTGCTGTTGGAGTGGTTAGAAATTTGGATCCAACTGCTGAAGTTGGTGACATACCTTTGGGATCACATTGGTGTGAAGTTCATGTGAATGTGCCTGTGGAGAATGATGAAGAGCTAATGAGACCATACCATAATTTTCTCAAGATTGAAGATGCAATTGGAGTAGCTATTGCTTGGCCAATAAATCTG GTGATTCTTGAAGAAAACTCAAGGATCGTCCTTGGGTCAAATGGCTATTTTTTGAAGACATTGTCAATGCGttttttgttgaattcttgttga
- the LOC113693569 gene encoding uncharacterized protein, with protein sequence MKKLQNRSACFSSRPSPLFWSEPQKLLMDCRNCRTMKKLQKLQSDEEIAEIAGLPNGGSLEDGLLPSDQRSGRRNRRQKCAARLNQPVLSEKENLELKPLGEAHDSFHAHQKLPLAAKLGMPPKTFPATTDSVI encoded by the exons ATGAAGAAATTGCAGAACCGATCGGCTTGTTTCTCCAGCCGGCCGTCACCTTTATTCTGGAGTGAACCTCAAAAACTATTGATGGATTGCAGAAATTGCAGAACGATgaagaaattgcagaaattgcAGAGCGATgaagaaattgcagaaattgcTG GCTTGCCCAATGGGGGAAGCTTGGAGGATGGCCTTTTGCCTTCTGATCAACGGTCAGGAAGGAGAAATAGACGGCAAAAATGTGCAGCTAGACTTAACCAGCCCGTGCTATCAGAAAAGGAAAACTTGGAATTGAAACCCTTGGGTGAAGCACATG ATTCTTTTCACGCGCATCAGAAATTGCCTCTTGCAGCGAAGTTGGGAATGCCACCCAAAACCTTTCCTGCTACAACTGACTCAGTCATTTAA